The nucleotide sequence TCGGTGCTCGCCACCTCGTACCGCAACGGCATCGAGGGCAAGCTCGGTGCGCTGCCGCCCGGCCTGCGCGACACCGCGGGCGAGTCCATCGAGGCCACCCTCGGCATCGCCGAGAAGCTCGGCCCGCGCGGCCAGGCCCTGGTCACCCCCGCCTACGACGCCTTCCTGCACGCCATGCACGTCACCGCCCTGTGGGGTACGGGCGTCGCGCTGGTCGGCACCGTCGTCGTCGCCGTGTTCCTGCCGGGCCGGCCCCCGGCAGGACAGCCCGGCGAGCACGAGCCCGAACTGATCACGACCGGCGACTGAGCCTTCGGCGTCCGGGAAGGGGAGGCCGCCGCTGCGGGAGAATCTCCCGCAGCACACCGAGAGGACGACACCGACGTGAGCCTTGCCGCAGACCGGCCCGCGCAGCCCGCCCCCGCACGGGGCAGGCCCCGCAGCGAGGCCGTGGAACGAGCCATCATCGAGGGCGTGATGAAGCTCCTGGAGGACGGCGTACCCCTGGCCGACCTCTCCATCGAGCGGGTCGCGCGCACCGCCGGGGTCGGCAAGGCCACCATCTACCGCCGCTGGAGCGGCAAGGAGGAACTGTTCGTCGACGTCATGCGCGCCGCCGAACCTCCCGACCCGGAACTCCCCGGCACCTCCATGCGCGACGACCTCGTCGTCCTGCTGGAGACCCTGCGCCGCCGGGGCCTGGTCAGCCGCTCCTCGGCGATCATGCACAACGTCTACGTCCAGGCGAAGTGCAGCCCGAGGATCTGGGCCGCCTACGAGGCGGGCGTGATAGCTCCCCGCCGCGCCCTCGCCCTGGACGTGCTGCGCCGGGGCCAGCGCGACGGCGAACTGCGCACCGACCTCGACGTGGAACTGGCCAACGACATGTTCGTCGGCGCCATGCTGGTGCGCACCGTCCTGCGCCCCGAAGCCGACCTGCCCGAGGGGCTCGCCGAGGAGATCGTCGACACTCTTCTCGCCGGCCTACGCCCCGTCAGTCCTGCGGTTCCCTAGTGCGGATGTGCGTGTTTCGTCACAGAACCCCTCTGTGAGGGGGGTTCCCGGAACTGCCGACGCCGCCTCGTTCGTCATCGTCTTCCGAACGGCCGTCATGGGACGGCGGAACGAGGCCGCACATCCCCTAGGGTCGTACACACACACGGGGGGATGACGGAGTGCACGGCAGGCAGTGAGGCAGACGGTATGGCGCAGCAGGCGTACATGACGGAGACGGACAACGGCGGCTCGGGGCCCGAGCGACCAGTGTCCCGGCTTCGGCGCCTGGCGCACCGTCTGTTCGGTGGCTGGCGCGGTGACCCGCGGATCTGGCGCCGGGGTCTGTTCACCGCCGCGCTCGCGCTGCTGCTGGCGCTGGTGATGCTGATCCACTCGCGCATCCCCAACCGGCTCGGCAACCTCGGCAGCCTCATCGAGACCTTCCTGCCGTGGCTGGGCCTGGCGATCCCGGTGCTGCTCGTGCTCGGCGTGCTCCGCCGTTCCGCCACCGCGCTGATCGCGGTGCTGCTCCCGGCGATCGTGTGGCTGAACCTCTTCGGCGGGCTGCTGCTCTCCGACAAGTCGGCCGCGGGCGGCGACCTCGTGGTGGCCACCCACAACGTGAACGCCGACAACCCCGACCCGTCCGCCACCGCCCGCGACGTGGCCGCCTCCGGTGCCGACATGGTCGCCCTGGAGGAGCTGCCCGCCTCCGCCGTCCCGGTGTACGGCGGCGCGCTCAAGGCCACGTACCCCTACCACGCGGTGGTCGGCACGGTCGGGCTGTGGAGCAAGTACCCGATGAGCCAGGTCGAGCCGGTCGACATCAAGCTCGGCTGGAAGCGCGCCATGCGCGCCACCGTCTCCACCCCGCACGGACT is from Streptomyces seoulensis and encodes:
- a CDS encoding TetR/AcrR family transcriptional regulator is translated as MSLAADRPAQPAPARGRPRSEAVERAIIEGVMKLLEDGVPLADLSIERVARTAGVGKATIYRRWSGKEELFVDVMRAAEPPDPELPGTSMRDDLVVLLETLRRRGLVSRSSAIMHNVYVQAKCSPRIWAAYEAGVIAPRRALALDVLRRGQRDGELRTDLDVELANDMFVGAMLVRTVLRPEADLPEGLAEEIVDTLLAGLRPVSPAVP
- a CDS encoding endonuclease/exonuclease/phosphatase family protein: MAQQAYMTETDNGGSGPERPVSRLRRLAHRLFGGWRGDPRIWRRGLFTAALALLLALVMLIHSRIPNRLGNLGSLIETFLPWLGLAIPVLLVLGVLRRSATALIAVLLPAIVWLNLFGGLLLSDKSAAGGDLVVATHNVNADNPDPSATARDVAASGADMVALEELPASAVPVYGGALKATYPYHAVVGTVGLWSKYPMSQVEPVDIKLGWKRAMRATVSTPHGLVAVYVAHLPSVRVKLEAGFTARQRDKSADALGEAIADETLTRVVLLGDLNGTMNDRSLNAVTSQMRSTQGAAGSGFGFSWPAAFPMARIDQIMVKGVEPESSWTLPRTNSDHLPVAARVKLDMPS